The Hymenobacter sp. GOD-10R genome includes a window with the following:
- a CDS encoding DUF4468 domain-containing protein, with the protein MKAVCTFLLALVSSAALAQPGPYPGYFQLPVNQETKKVEYTAVVPVDDAPREELFSRAEDWLTQLGLTHKVTRRVSNPEAGTLVTHVRSGNSSNNKAFRLAIQVKDGQYQYVIDQITHTQSDYARAGKYSVGTVTTNIEAYGLRRQRRNLIKTIDQIDSWILTTIGGLNSMMVSSEKPTNLI; encoded by the coding sequence ATGAAAGCTGTATGCACTTTTTTGCTCGCTCTAGTCAGTAGTGCGGCACTTGCTCAGCCAGGACCTTATCCTGGGTACTTTCAACTTCCTGTAAATCAGGAAACGAAAAAGGTAGAATACACAGCTGTAGTCCCTGTTGATGATGCTCCTAGGGAAGAGCTTTTCTCGCGAGCTGAAGACTGGCTCACGCAGCTAGGATTGACGCACAAGGTCACTCGCCGAGTGAGCAACCCAGAAGCGGGTACTCTCGTCACGCATGTACGGTCCGGTAATTCCTCTAATAACAAAGCATTCCGGTTGGCTATTCAGGTAAAAGACGGCCAATATCAGTACGTCATTGACCAAATCACCCACACCCAATCGGACTACGCCCGGGCTGGTAAATACAGCGTCGGCACCGTTACCACCAACATCGAAGCGTACGGCCTACGACGGCAGCGCAGGAACCTGATCAAGACGATCGACCAGATCGACAGCTGGATTCTAACGACCATCGGTGGGCTCAATTCAATGATGGTTAGCTCAGAAAAACCCACTAATCTAATCTAA
- a CDS encoding glutamine synthetase III, giving the protein MSILRFKALELVDQREPVAVTSSPESRSAAFGKNVFNLEAMRATMPGSYLKKLEASIKEGTPVERSVADAVASAMKTWATAKGATHYTHWFQPLTGATAEKHDSFFDLNSDGQPVENFKGSALVQQEPDASSFPNGGIRNTFEARGYTAWDPTSPAFILEAPGTKTLCIPTIFVAYTGEALDYKAPLLKSLAALEKAAVDVCQYFDKDVQRVNTTLGIEQEYFLVDKALYDARPDLVMTQRTLFGHAPAKGQQLEDHYFGSIPSRVHAFMVEFEEEGTKLGIPLRTRHNEVAPNQFECAPTFEDANLAVDHNQLLMDVMDRVAERHHFKVLLHEKPFAGVNGSGKHNNWAMSTDTGVNLFAPGKRPKENLQFLTFFITTIKAVHTYGELLRASIASASNDHRLGANEAPPAIMSVFVGSMLDNVLNELERTAKLPLDKGDNIYLKLGIDKIPAILLDNTDRNRTSPFAFTGNKFELRAVGSSANCSSAMTVLNAIVAEQLIDFKQAVDAQLAQGKKKEVAIVDVLREYVISSKDVRFEGNGYSQEWKEEAARRGLANVATTPQALDALIAPEAETLFAKHGIFSPVELHARHEILLEEYLKKIQIESRVMGDLAINHIIPTAVAYQTKLINNLCGLRELGLEDEHSQVTVDTIKAISRYIATIKTESDTMLNSRKAANKIEDTRERAIAYCETVKGHFDPIRRAVDKLELMVADEDWPLVKYRELLFRH; this is encoded by the coding sequence ATGTCCATTTTGCGCTTTAAAGCCCTCGAGTTAGTCGATCAACGCGAACCTGTAGCCGTAACGTCCTCTCCCGAAAGCCGGTCTGCGGCCTTTGGTAAAAACGTATTCAACCTAGAGGCCATGCGGGCCACAATGCCGGGTAGCTATTTAAAAAAGCTAGAAGCATCTATCAAAGAAGGCACGCCCGTAGAGCGGTCGGTGGCCGACGCGGTGGCTTCGGCCATGAAGACGTGGGCCACGGCCAAAGGCGCTACCCACTACACCCACTGGTTTCAGCCCCTGACGGGCGCCACGGCCGAGAAGCACGACTCCTTCTTCGACCTGAACTCCGACGGACAGCCGGTGGAGAACTTCAAGGGTTCGGCGCTGGTGCAGCAGGAGCCTGACGCATCTTCCTTCCCCAACGGGGGCATTCGCAATACCTTCGAGGCGCGCGGCTACACGGCCTGGGACCCGACCTCGCCGGCTTTCATCCTGGAGGCCCCTGGCACCAAGACCCTGTGCATCCCCACCATCTTCGTGGCCTACACCGGCGAGGCGCTGGACTACAAAGCGCCCTTACTCAAGTCGCTGGCCGCGCTGGAGAAAGCCGCCGTGGACGTGTGCCAGTACTTCGACAAAGACGTGCAGCGGGTCAACACCACCCTCGGCATTGAGCAGGAGTATTTCCTGGTGGACAAAGCCCTCTATGATGCGCGGCCCGACCTGGTGATGACCCAGCGTACGCTGTTCGGCCACGCCCCGGCCAAGGGTCAGCAGCTGGAGGACCACTATTTCGGCTCCATCCCCAGCCGGGTGCACGCCTTCATGGTCGAGTTCGAGGAAGAAGGCACCAAGCTCGGCATCCCGCTGCGCACGCGCCACAACGAAGTAGCCCCGAACCAGTTTGAGTGCGCTCCCACCTTCGAGGACGCCAATCTGGCCGTGGACCACAACCAGCTCTTGATGGACGTGATGGACCGTGTGGCCGAGCGCCACCACTTCAAGGTGCTCTTGCACGAGAAGCCCTTTGCGGGAGTGAATGGCTCGGGCAAGCATAACAACTGGGCCATGAGCACGGATACGGGTGTGAACCTGTTCGCCCCGGGTAAGCGGCCCAAGGAGAACCTGCAGTTCCTCACGTTCTTCATCACCACCATCAAGGCCGTGCACACCTACGGGGAGCTGCTGCGCGCCAGCATTGCTTCGGCCAGCAATGATCACCGCCTGGGGGCCAACGAAGCGCCGCCCGCGATTATGAGTGTGTTCGTGGGCTCGATGCTGGACAACGTGCTCAACGAGCTGGAGCGCACCGCCAAGCTGCCGCTGGACAAGGGCGACAACATCTACCTCAAGCTGGGCATTGACAAGATCCCGGCGATTCTGCTGGACAACACCGACCGCAACCGCACCTCCCCGTTTGCTTTTACCGGCAACAAGTTTGAGCTGCGGGCCGTAGGTTCCTCAGCCAACTGCTCCTCGGCCATGACCGTGCTCAACGCCATTGTGGCCGAGCAATTGATCGATTTCAAGCAGGCGGTAGATGCGCAGCTAGCACAAGGCAAGAAGAAGGAAGTAGCTATTGTGGATGTGCTGCGCGAGTACGTGATCAGCTCCAAGGATGTGCGCTTCGAGGGCAATGGCTACTCGCAGGAGTGGAAAGAAGAGGCTGCCCGCCGAGGATTGGCTAACGTAGCCACGACCCCGCAGGCTTTGGACGCATTAATAGCCCCAGAAGCCGAAACCTTGTTCGCTAAGCACGGCATCTTCTCGCCCGTGGAGCTGCACGCCCGCCATGAAATCTTGCTGGAAGAGTACCTGAAGAAGATTCAGATTGAAAGCCGCGTGATGGGTGACCTAGCCATCAACCACATCATCCCCACGGCCGTTGCGTACCAAACTAAGTTGATCAACAATCTGTGTGGTTTACGGGAACTTGGCTTGGAAGATGAGCATTCACAAGTCACCGTTGATACAATTAAGGCAATTTCGCGCTATATTGCGACGATTAAGACGGAGTCTGACACAATGTTGAACAGCCGTAAGGCAGCCAACAAGATAGAAGATACACGGGAGCGGGCTATTGCCTACTGTGAAACCGTGAAAGGACATTTCGACCCCATTCGCCGTGCAGTGGACAAACTGGAGCTGATGGTGGCCGATGAGGACTGGCCGCTAGTTAAGTACCGCGAACTTTTGTTCCGGCACTAG
- a CDS encoding ammonium transporter, giving the protein METAPRKSASSSLMLLVLLALSGVAAFVPVVHPSAGATSTLNAADVAWMLTATALVLLMTPGLSFFYGGMVRPKNLISTMLQSFVAMGVISVLWYFVGFSLAYGDSWHGLIGNPLTFALLRNVGTAPNPAFSAAIPFILYFAFQLKFAIITPALITGSFAERVNFKGYLAFMVLFGLFIYCPLAHWTWHPDGFLHKWGVLDFAGGTVVHISAGVAALAGAIVMGPRRMKQQTSFSTPNVPFVLLGTGLLWFGWFGFNAGSSLGANEQATLAFANTNLASAAALMAWMLVEVARGGKPTAVGACIGAVVGLVAITPAAGFVNYGQSILIGVVASLISFAGVHWKNSRTNIDDTLDVFPCHGLGGIVGMILTGVFADKVGLVHGTTTLFGYHLLALVIVVAYTFVGSWILLKVTDMIFGLRVKAADEELGLDLSQHEESTYNVDEEYESTRKELVSERH; this is encoded by the coding sequence ATGGAAACTGCCCCTCGCAAATCTGCTTCGAGCTCACTCATGCTCTTGGTGCTTCTGGCGCTGAGCGGAGTAGCCGCTTTTGTTCCCGTCGTCCACCCCTCTGCAGGTGCTACCAGCACGCTTAACGCCGCCGACGTAGCCTGGATGCTAACTGCTACGGCGCTCGTGCTGCTCATGACGCCCGGTCTATCGTTCTTCTACGGCGGCATGGTGCGGCCCAAGAACTTGATTTCGACCATGTTGCAAAGCTTTGTAGCCATGGGCGTCATTTCGGTACTGTGGTACTTTGTGGGCTTCTCACTAGCCTACGGTGACAGCTGGCACGGCCTGATTGGCAACCCACTCACGTTTGCCTTGCTGCGCAACGTAGGTACGGCCCCCAATCCGGCATTTTCCGCGGCCATCCCTTTCATTCTCTACTTCGCTTTCCAGCTGAAGTTCGCCATCATTACACCAGCCCTCATCACGGGTTCGTTTGCTGAGCGGGTCAACTTCAAAGGCTACCTAGCTTTTATGGTGCTGTTCGGGCTGTTTATCTACTGCCCCCTGGCGCACTGGACCTGGCACCCCGATGGCTTCCTGCACAAGTGGGGTGTCCTCGACTTTGCTGGTGGCACAGTAGTGCACATTTCGGCGGGGGTAGCGGCGCTAGCGGGTGCCATCGTGATGGGGCCGCGACGCATGAAGCAGCAGACTTCCTTCTCAACTCCTAATGTTCCTTTTGTGCTGCTGGGCACGGGCCTGCTGTGGTTTGGCTGGTTCGGCTTCAACGCCGGTTCGTCGCTGGGTGCTAACGAGCAGGCTACGCTAGCCTTCGCTAATACTAACCTAGCTTCGGCCGCTGCGCTAATGGCTTGGATGCTGGTGGAAGTAGCCCGCGGTGGCAAGCCCACAGCAGTTGGTGCTTGCATCGGGGCCGTAGTTGGTCTGGTGGCCATCACGCCCGCCGCTGGCTTTGTCAACTATGGCCAGAGCATTCTGATCGGGGTAGTAGCCTCGCTCATCAGCTTTGCTGGAGTGCATTGGAAAAACAGCCGCACCAACATCGACGACACGCTTGATGTGTTCCCTTGCCATGGCTTAGGCGGCATTGTAGGTATGATCCTGACCGGTGTGTTCGCCGACAAAGTAGGCCTCGTGCATGGTACTACCACGCTGTTTGGCTACCACCTGCTGGCGCTGGTAATCGTTGTAGCCTACACGTTCGTTGGCTCTTGGATTCTGCTGAAAGTAACCGACATGATCTTCGGTTTGCGGGTGAAAGCAGCCGATGAAGAGCTAGGCCTCGACCTGAGCCAGCACGAAGAATCGACTTATAACGTGGACGAAGAATACGAAAGCACGCGCAAAGAGCTAGTGTCCGAACGCCACTAA
- a CDS encoding outer membrane beta-barrel protein produces MLILSATLSLLASSFGGEGDSTRTLPFKLSGSADAYYRYNLQNPREAPYNNYTSFTNTHNSFELGMISAKAEHTIGKVGLVADLGFGRRAEEFSYNDSNTRFAIKQLFITYSPSAKIKLTAGSWATHIGYESVDPYLNRNYSMSYMFSYGPFFHTGVKADFTLGDKTALMVGVANPTDLKSASGLPKMAIAQLATGTKDDKIKAYLNYQGGNPNDSLRLHQVDAVVTFAASSKFSLSYNGTVQTRQSKSESSWSNNNTWWGSALYANLDPASWFGLTLRSEYVGDKKSVIGFNGGVFETTLSSNIRVDNLTIIPEFRIDSGNRDPRLFVNRGGVNKKSTQSLLVAAVYKF; encoded by the coding sequence ATGCTCATTCTTTCAGCAACATTATCACTGCTCGCTTCTAGTTTTGGCGGTGAGGGAGATTCGACTCGCACCCTGCCATTTAAATTGTCTGGGTCGGCAGATGCGTATTATCGTTATAACCTGCAAAATCCGAGAGAGGCTCCGTATAATAATTATACGAGCTTTACAAATACGCATAATTCCTTTGAGCTAGGTATGATCTCCGCTAAAGCGGAACATACAATTGGTAAAGTAGGATTGGTAGCTGACCTAGGTTTCGGACGGCGCGCAGAAGAGTTTTCGTACAATGATTCAAATACGCGCTTTGCTATTAAGCAGCTGTTTATCACGTACTCGCCTTCAGCAAAAATCAAGTTAACGGCTGGCAGTTGGGCCACGCATATCGGATACGAGTCAGTAGATCCATACCTGAATCGTAATTACAGTATGAGCTATATGTTCTCATACGGGCCCTTTTTTCACACCGGCGTCAAAGCTGATTTTACCCTTGGCGACAAAACGGCCCTCATGGTAGGGGTAGCCAACCCAACCGACCTGAAAAGCGCGAGCGGCTTGCCGAAAATGGCTATTGCGCAACTTGCTACGGGCACCAAGGACGATAAAATAAAAGCGTATCTGAATTACCAAGGTGGTAATCCTAATGATTCATTGCGCTTGCATCAAGTTGATGCGGTAGTCACGTTTGCGGCTTCTTCTAAATTTAGTTTGTCTTACAACGGAACCGTGCAAACCCGGCAAAGTAAAAGCGAAAGTAGCTGGAGTAATAACAATACCTGGTGGGGATCTGCGCTATATGCAAACCTAGACCCTGCTTCGTGGTTCGGGCTGACACTTCGCAGTGAATACGTCGGAGATAAAAAATCCGTAATCGGGTTTAACGGGGGTGTATTTGAGACGACGCTTTCTTCAAATATCAGAGTCGATAATTTGACAATTATCCCTGAGTTTAGAATTGATAGCGGAAATCGAGATCCAAGATTATTTGTGAACAGGGGAGGAGTAAATAAAAAATCAACTCAAAGCTTGCTTGTTGCCGCCGTTTATAAATTCTAA